CAGCGCGAGCGCGGCGTTTTCCATCGGCAGGTTCAGCAGCGGCAGGTCGCGAAGTTCCACAACCTGGCCTCGGGCATCACGCCCACGCCAGTGCCAGTGCTGCCCGGCGATCTCAAGATCGAATTCACGCCCGCGCAGGAAAAACGGGCAATCCAGCTCGCGCACCTTGTCCAGCAAGGTCTGCGGCGGCTCAGGGTCGCCACACAGGGCAGGCTTGCCATGGCGGAAGATACCGGCTTTTTCAAAGGCCACCGACTCGCGGGTATCACCCAGGTAATCGGCGTGATCCACACCAATACTGGTGACCAGCGCCAAGTCGGCATCCACCACGTTGACCGTGTCAAGGCGCCCGCCCAGGCCCACTTCCAGCACCACCACATCCAGTTGCGCACGCTCGAACAGCCAGAACGCCGCCAGGGTGCCCATCTCGAAGTAGGTCAGGGATATCTCGCCCCGGCCGGCATCAAGCGCGGCGAAGGCTTCGCAGAGTTGCTCATCAGTGGCTTCGCTGCCATTGAGTTGCACCCGCTCGTTATAACGCAGCAGGTGCGGGGAGTTGTAGACGCCGACTTTCAGGCCTTGAGCCTGCAGCAGCGCCGCGACAAAGGCACAGGTGGAGCCTTTGCCGTTAGTGCCGGTCACCGTGATCACACGCGGCGCCGGCCGGCCCAACCCGAGGCGGGCCGCTACCTGTTGCGAGCGCTCCAGGCCCATGTCAATGGCGGACGGATGCAACTGCTCAAGGTAGGCGAGCCATTCGCCCAGGGTCCGTTGGGTCATAGGTTTGCAGGCACCGGCGGCACGACAATCGGCTCGACTTTAGGCGCGACGTAAACAGGGGTCGGCAAGCCCATCATCTGGGCCAGCAGGCTGCCCAGGCGTGGACGCAGTTCACCGCGCGGGATGATCAGGTCAATCGCGCCGTGCTCCAGCAGGAACTCGCTGCGCTGGAAACCTTCCGGCAGTTTTTCACGCACGGTCTGTTCGATCACGCGCGGGCCGGCAAAGCCGATCAGGGCTTTTGGCTCGCCGACGATCACATCGCCCAGCATCGCCAGGCTAGCGGACACGCCGCCGTAGACCGGGTCGGTCAGCACGGAAATGAACGGGATGCCTTCTTCGCGCAGACGCGCCAGTACCGCAGAGGTCTTGGCCATTTGCATCAGCGAAATCAAGGCTTCCTGCATGCGCGCACCACCGGAGGCGGCGAAGCAGATCATCGGGCAACGGTTTTCCAGGGCGTAGTTGGCGGCGCGAACGAAGCGTTCACCGACGATGGCGCCCATGGAGCCGCCCATGAAGGAGAACTCGAATGCCGACACCACAACCGGCATGCCCAGCAGCTTGCCGCTGACGGAAATCAGCGCGTCTTTCTCGCCGGTCTGCTTTTGTGCGGCGGTCAGGCGGTCCTTGTACTTTTTGCCGTCGCGGAACTTGAGACGGTCTACCGGTTCCAGGTCGGCGCCCAGCTCGTTGCGGCCTTCGGCGTCAAGGAAGATGTCGATGCGGGCGCGGGCGCCGATACGCATGTGATGGTTGCACTTGGGGCAAACGTCCAGGGTCTTTTCCAGCTCCGGGCGGTACAGCACCGCGTCGCAGGATGGGCACTTGTGCCACAGACCTTCAGGAACCGAGCTTTTCTTCACCTCGGAACGCATGATCGAAGGGATCAGTTTGTCTACTAACCAGTTGCTCATGCTTCTTTCTCCAGTACCGGTGGCTTGAACACAGCCCCGCGTATGCCCTTGAGCTAAATTCATATGTGGCGATGACACAGGCTGGACGGGGTCAGACGTTCGACCGGCCTTTCCCGCGTGTGTCCTCAGCCTTCCAGACAACCTGCAAGCGCAGGGTTGCCACTTCGTTTCCAGGCCACCCACAGGCGGCGCTGGACTGTTTTACACAGTGGTAGTTATGGACGGCGGCAGACTGCCAGCCGTCACATCCTACCGTTGCTGTTGCGCACGGCCTGCACGAATGCGCGAATCTTGCCGTGGTCCTTGATGCCCTTGCCCTGCTCTACCCCACCGCTGACATCCACGGCATACGGTTGCACTTGTTCGATCGCCGCTTCGACATTGGCCGGGTCGAGCCCGCCGGCCAGGATGATCGGCTTGCTCAAGCCTGCGGGAATCAGCGACCAGTCGAACGCTTCGCCCGTACCGCCGGGCACGCCTTCGACATAGGTGTCCAGCAGAATCCCGCGAGCACCCGCATAGGCGGCGCACGCCGCCGCGATGTCATCGCCGGCCTTGACGCGCAACGCCTTGATATACGGGCGCTGGTAACTCTCACATTCGTCCGGTGTTTCGTCACCGTGGAACTGCAGCATGTCCAACGGTACGGCATCCAGGGTTTCGTTGAGTTCGCAGCGGCTGGCGTTGACGAACAAGCCCACGGTGGTGACGAACGGCGGCAGTGCCGCGATGATCGCCCGCGCCTGCAGCACATTCACCGCCCGGGGGCTTTTGGCATAAAACACCAGGCCAATGGCATCGGCCCCGGCCTCAACTGCCGCCAGCGCGTCTTCTATGCGGGTAATCCCGCAAATCTTGCTGCGAACGGCTGACATGTCGTGAAAACCTCAGGGATTGAGCCGAGAAAGTCCCGGATGGTAACAAAAGCTTTTCCAGGCGTCAGCCGCCAAGTTCGCTGAAACCTGTGAGGAAATGTGGCCCGATGAAACGCTCCGGCAGCTCGAACTCGTCACGGTACTCCACATCCACCAGATACAGGCCGAACGGATGCGCCGTGACCCCGCCGGTACGACGCACACGGCTTTCCAGCACCTCCTTGGCCCATTCCACCGGGCGCTCGCCGGTGCCGATGGTCATCAGCACCCCGGCGATGTTACGCACCATATGATGCAGGAAGGCGCCGGCACGGATATCCAGCACGATCATCTTGCCGTGGCGGGTCACCCGCAGGTGGTGGACTTGCTTGATCGGCGACTTGGCCTGGCACTGGCCGGCACGGAAGGCGCTGAAATCATGCACGCCCACCAGATGCTGCGCTGCTTCGGCCATGCGTTCGGCGTCGAGCGGGCGGTGGTTCCAGGTGATCTCCTGGTTGAGGTGCGCCGGGCGGATCTGGTCGTTGTAGATCACATACCGGTAACGCCGGGCGATGGCCTTGAAACGCGCATGAAAGTGCGCCGGCATGACCTTGGCCCAGGTGACACTGACGTCATGGGGCAAATTGATATTAGCGCCCATTACCCAAGCCTTCATCGACCGCTCAGCCTGGGTATCGAAGTGCACCACCTGGCCGCAGGCATGCACACCCGCATCGGTACGCCCGGCGCACATCAGCGATACCGGTGAGTCGGCGACTTTCGACAGGGCGTTTTCGAGTGTTTCCTGCACCGTCAGCACGCCGCTGGCCTGACGCTGCCAGCCGCGGTAGCGCGAGCCTTTGTATTCCACGCCCAGGGCGATGCGGTTAAAGCCTGCGGCCGCCATTTCGGCGGCCGCGTTATCTATATTTGCCAAGAACTGAGAGCCTGATGGGTTGCGCAAAGGCGGGCATTATGCCGGATTGCGTGGGAGCTGGCTTGCCTGCGATGCGCACAGGTATCTACACAACTTCCGGTGAACACAAAATTTGTGGCAAGGAGCTTGTTGTGGCGAGCGGGCTTGCCCCGCGTTGGGCTGCGAAGCAGTCCCAGTGAACGCACCGAGATGTTCCTGGAGAAAGTCAGCGTCTGGTTTTGGGGCCGCTTCGCGACCCAACGCGGGCAAGCCCGCTCGCCACAAGGAGATTTTTGATCGTTCCCAGGCTCCGTGAACTGACCACACAAAACAAAACGGCGACCCGAAGGTCGCCGCTGCGCTAACGATTGACGGTTACACCAACCGGCCGAGCATCTCCTTGGCCTCGCCACGCTGGGTCTCGTCACCTTCGGTCAGCACTTCGGAGAGGATATCCCGTGCGCCGTCCGCATCGCCCATGTCGATATAGGCCTGGGCCAGGTCCAGTTTGGTGGCTACTTCATCTGTGCCGGACAGGAAGTCGAATTCCGGTTCATCATCACCCAGTGCCGCGTCTTCTGCGGTAAAGGATGGCTCGATGGGCGGATGCTCCAGGCTTTGGGAAAGGCGATCGAGCTCGGCGTTGACATCGTCCAGCTCCGACGCGAAGGCATCTGGCTTGGCGGCCTCTTGCGGCTCATCAGCCAAAGACAGGTCGAAATCCTCGGGCAGGGCGAAATCATCCCCTGCGGCGGGGGTCAGGGTCGGCGGTTCGACGGCGGGCACGTCCTTGATCGGCTCTTGCAGGCCAGAAAGGAAGTCGTCATCGGATTGCGCCGACGCCGGGGCATCCAGTTGCAGGTCCAGGTCGAAGTCCGACAGGCCATCGGCGGCGGCATTGGCTTCGGTCTGCTGCTGCAGCAACGATTCGAATGTCTGCTGATCGTCCTCGATTTTGGCCGGGGAAGCTTCTTCCAGCTCGTCCAGGCTCAAATCGAAGTCGGTGTCAAAGGCCTCCGGCGTTGCGGCAGCCGGTTTGTCTTCGAGCAATTCCTTGACGTATTGAGCGTCCAGGGCGGCGGCGGCAACCGCAGCGCTGACACCCGCCGCCAACACAGCCATCGCCGGAAAGCGGCTCTTGAGTTGCTCGACCTGGGCGTGGTTTTCACCATTGGCCACCAGTTGACGCTCCTGAGTGACAAAGCCGTCCTTGTCGTTCTGCAGGCCGTAGACTTCCATCAGTTTCAAGCGCAGGTCGCTGCGCTTGGGCTCATATTTGATTGCCTGTTCCAGCACATCGGCGGCCTGGTTCAGGTGGCCCCGGTCGATATGGGATTGGGCCTGGGCCAGCGCATCGCTGGAGTTTACCGCAGCGACGGCAACCGCCAGCGGCGCAAGCACGGAGGCCACGGTAGGCACGACAACGGCCGGCTCTACCGCTGGAGCCGGTACAGGCGCGGCAGCCAGCTTGACGTTGGGCGGCGGCACTTCCAGTCCTTCGAAACTGTCCGGAGGCAGGTCGTGGTCAATGTTCGAGGTGAACTCCGGCTCTTCAGCCAGGGCCCGCGCCATACGCAGGTGTTTTTCCTCTTCGCGGCGGGCATTGCGATGGCGCGCCCACAACAGCAGGAGCAGCAGCACCAACAAGAGCGCGGCGCCACCGAGCACGCCGAGCACGACCGGGTTGGTCAGCAGCTCGTTGAACTTGCCCTCGGTGCTCGCCGGTGCAGGCTCCTGCGCGTTGACTGGCTCGGGGGCGGGCGTAACGGGCGCAGGAGCAGCGGTCGCGGCATCCGGCGCTGCAGCGGCGGCGGCCGGCTCGCCTGCCAACTGAGCGGGCATTGCCGCTGTGGCCTGCGCCGCCGGGAGGCCTTTTTCTGCCTGCAAACGCGCGAGCTGATCGTTTTTCAGTTGAATCAGTTTCTGCAGTTTGTCCAGCTGGCTTTGCAGGTCCGCCGCGCGGCTTTTGAGCTCTTCGTTGTCGCGACGGGTGGTGTCCAATTGCTCCTGGGTCATCGCCAGTTTGTCGCTCAGCGCTGCGCTATCGCCCGTCTTGCCTTTGGCGCCCTGCTTGGCCGCTTCGGCCGACACCAGGCTCAGGTTGTCGTTGGCATTGGTGCTGGCTGGCGCGTTGCCAGCCTGGCTGCGCTTGGTGGCGTCCAACTGCTGCTTGCCCGCCGTCGGGTTGGTGGCGGCACGGCGGCCCTGGCGCCAGGCGGCATTCTGGGCGCTGACTTCGGCGATCGCCTGGGGTTGCGGCAGCGCGGTGCTTTGTACGGTATCCGGCAAGCGC
Above is a genomic segment from Pseudomonas azadiae containing:
- the folC gene encoding bifunctional tetrahydrofolate synthase/dihydrofolate synthase, with product MTQRTLGEWLAYLEQLHPSAIDMGLERSQQVAARLGLGRPAPRVITVTGTNGKGSTCAFVAALLQAQGLKVGVYNSPHLLRYNERVQLNGSEATDEQLCEAFAALDAGRGEISLTYFEMGTLAAFWLFERAQLDVVVLEVGLGGRLDTVNVVDADLALVTSIGVDHADYLGDTRESVAFEKAGIFRHGKPALCGDPEPPQTLLDKVRELDCPFFLRGREFDLEIAGQHWHWRGRDARGQVVELRDLPLLNLPMENAALALQAYLLLDLPWSAEQIAATLLATRVAGRLDRREVEWQGKRLTLMLDVGHNPHAAEYLAQRLSHTPPVGRRLAVFGLLADKDLDGVVAPLLDHVQAWAVAPLDTPRSRPAAELLLVLQNLGAPVTSYASVIDALQAQCAVATPDDEVLLFGSFYCVAEALEWLARRSTEEAAHGITG
- a CDS encoding FimV family protein → MVQVRKLVLAIAAASALSSGMAQALQLGEMTLKSKLNQPLAVEIELLDVGGLTASEITPSLASSQAFVDAGVDRQAFLDDLTFTPVINPNGRSVVRVTSSKPLPDSYVRFLLQVQWPNGRLMRDYSVLLDPAKFDQPAPTSAAPAPRLTAPASTAPTASKAAQHTTTSRDTLWEIAAKNRNGGSVQQTMLAIQALNPGAFVDGNINRLKTGQVLRLPDTVQSTALPQPQAIAEVSAQNAAWRQGRRAATNPTAGKQQLDATKRSQAGNAPASTNANDNLSLVSAEAAKQGAKGKTGDSAALSDKLAMTQEQLDTTRRDNEELKSRAADLQSQLDKLQKLIQLKNDQLARLQAEKGLPAAQATAAMPAQLAGEPAAAAAAPDAATAAPAPVTPAPEPVNAQEPAPASTEGKFNELLTNPVVLGVLGGAALLLVLLLLLLWARHRNARREEEKHLRMARALAEEPEFTSNIDHDLPPDSFEGLEVPPPNVKLAAAPVPAPAVEPAVVVPTVASVLAPLAVAVAAVNSSDALAQAQSHIDRGHLNQAADVLEQAIKYEPKRSDLRLKLMEVYGLQNDKDGFVTQERQLVANGENHAQVEQLKSRFPAMAVLAAGVSAAVAAAALDAQYVKELLEDKPAAATPEAFDTDFDLSLDELEEASPAKIEDDQQTFESLLQQQTEANAAADGLSDFDLDLQLDAPASAQSDDDFLSGLQEPIKDVPAVEPPTLTPAAGDDFALPEDFDLSLADEPQEAAKPDAFASELDDVNAELDRLSQSLEHPPIEPSFTAEDAALGDDEPEFDFLSGTDEVATKLDLAQAYIDMGDADGARDILSEVLTEGDETQRGEAKEMLGRLV
- the truA gene encoding tRNA pseudouridine(38-40) synthase TruA; this translates as MAAAGFNRIALGVEYKGSRYRGWQRQASGVLTVQETLENALSKVADSPVSLMCAGRTDAGVHACGQVVHFDTQAERSMKAWVMGANINLPHDVSVTWAKVMPAHFHARFKAIARRYRYVIYNDQIRPAHLNQEITWNHRPLDAERMAEAAQHLVGVHDFSAFRAGQCQAKSPIKQVHHLRVTRHGKMIVLDIRAGAFLHHMVRNIAGVLMTIGTGERPVEWAKEVLESRVRRTGGVTAHPFGLYLVDVEYRDEFELPERFIGPHFLTGFSELGG
- the accD gene encoding acetyl-CoA carboxylase, carboxyltransferase subunit beta codes for the protein MSNWLVDKLIPSIMRSEVKKSSVPEGLWHKCPSCDAVLYRPELEKTLDVCPKCNHHMRIGARARIDIFLDAEGRNELGADLEPVDRLKFRDGKKYKDRLTAAQKQTGEKDALISVSGKLLGMPVVVSAFEFSFMGGSMGAIVGERFVRAANYALENRCPMICFAASGGARMQEALISLMQMAKTSAVLARLREEGIPFISVLTDPVYGGVSASLAMLGDVIVGEPKALIGFAGPRVIEQTVREKLPEGFQRSEFLLEHGAIDLIIPRGELRPRLGSLLAQMMGLPTPVYVAPKVEPIVVPPVPANL
- a CDS encoding phosphoribosylanthranilate isomerase produces the protein MSAVRSKICGITRIEDALAAVEAGADAIGLVFYAKSPRAVNVLQARAIIAALPPFVTTVGLFVNASRCELNETLDAVPLDMLQFHGDETPDECESYQRPYIKALRVKAGDDIAAACAAYAGARGILLDTYVEGVPGGTGEAFDWSLIPAGLSKPIILAGGLDPANVEAAIEQVQPYAVDVSGGVEQGKGIKDHGKIRAFVQAVRNSNGRM